One Massilia sp. 9096 genomic window carries:
- a CDS encoding DNA polymerase II, giving the protein MDDHDPQRAPGPRTGFLLTRHWRDVDDGVEAEFWLATEDGPCRVRLAPTSAVAFVPAEQRAALDTLLARERGVELRELALADFQHRPVLGLYCKSYRHLMRLEKRLREHGVDVFEADVRPTDRYLMERFITAPVLFTGTPAPGDPQLFVNGQLKPDHGYRPRLSTVSLDIETTMQGELRSIGLEGCGQRVVYMLGPENGSPESRAKVDFALEYRATRLELLEAMEDWFRRHDPDVIIGWSVVNFDLRVLQEHADRHNRPLRLGRDGSAIEWRERGGQNSGGARYLWGIAGRLVIDGIEALQTATWNFPSFSLENVAQTLLGEGKEIGNPYDRMAEIDRMFEEDKPQLARYNLKDCELVTRIFDKAGLFPFLLERASVTGLAADRSGGSVAAFEHLYMPLMHRQGLVAPNIGDVAGGDSPGGFVMDSRSGLYDSVLVLDYKSLYPSIIRTFLIDPVGLVEGLREAQQGRAQDTVPGYRGARFSRSKNCLPGIVTRVWAGREAAKVEKNAPLSQALKIIMNAFYGVLGTPACRFFDPRLASSITMRGHDILQRTRAMIEEQGYGVIYGDTDSIFVWLGRAHGELDARRIGQDLVDRVNGWWRTHLKEELGLDSALELEYDVHFARFLMPTVRGSEEGSKKRYAGLVRHEDKDGKLSEEMVYKGLESVRTDWTPLAQRFQQGLYERIFRNQPYEDYVRDTVARLLAGELDDQLVYRKRVRRPLAEYDRNVPPHVRAARIADEFHLRQGRPAQYRNGGWIRYVMLLSGPEPLDAIESMPHSARAGIDYEHYLTRQLEPVADAILTFLGDDFARLTSPQGALF; this is encoded by the coding sequence ATGGACGACCACGATCCGCAGCGCGCACCCGGGCCGCGCACAGGCTTCCTGCTGACGCGCCACTGGCGCGACGTCGACGATGGCGTCGAGGCCGAGTTCTGGCTGGCCACCGAGGACGGTCCATGCCGCGTGCGCCTGGCGCCAACCAGCGCCGTCGCCTTCGTGCCAGCCGAGCAGCGCGCCGCGCTGGACACCCTGCTCGCGCGCGAGCGTGGCGTCGAGCTGCGCGAACTGGCGCTGGCCGACTTCCAGCATCGGCCCGTGCTGGGCCTGTACTGCAAGAGTTATCGCCACCTGATGCGGCTGGAAAAGCGCCTGCGCGAGCATGGCGTCGACGTGTTCGAGGCCGACGTCCGACCGACCGACCGCTACCTGATGGAGCGCTTCATCACCGCCCCGGTGCTGTTCACCGGCACCCCGGCGCCGGGCGACCCGCAGCTGTTCGTCAACGGCCAGCTCAAGCCGGACCACGGCTACCGGCCCAGGCTCTCCACGGTCTCGCTCGACATCGAAACGACGATGCAGGGCGAGCTGCGCTCGATCGGGCTGGAAGGCTGCGGCCAGCGCGTGGTGTACATGCTGGGGCCGGAAAACGGTTCGCCCGAGAGCCGCGCGAAGGTCGACTTCGCGCTCGAGTACCGCGCCACCCGCCTCGAGCTGCTGGAGGCGATGGAGGACTGGTTCCGGCGCCACGACCCGGACGTGATCATCGGCTGGAGCGTCGTTAACTTCGACCTGCGCGTGTTGCAGGAGCATGCCGACCGCCACAACCGGCCCTTGCGGCTGGGGCGCGACGGCTCGGCGATCGAGTGGCGCGAGCGAGGGGGACAAAACTCGGGCGGCGCGCGCTACCTGTGGGGCATCGCCGGGCGCCTGGTCATCGACGGCATCGAGGCGCTGCAGACGGCCACCTGGAATTTTCCGTCCTTCAGCCTGGAGAATGTCGCGCAGACGCTGCTCGGCGAAGGCAAGGAGATCGGCAACCCCTACGACCGCATGGCCGAGATCGACCGCATGTTCGAGGAGGACAAGCCGCAGCTGGCGCGCTACAACCTCAAGGACTGCGAGCTGGTCACGCGCATCTTCGACAAGGCCGGCCTGTTTCCCTTCCTGCTCGAGCGCGCCAGCGTGACCGGCCTGGCGGCCGACCGCAGCGGCGGTTCGGTGGCGGCGTTCGAACACCTGTACATGCCGCTGATGCATCGCCAGGGCCTGGTGGCGCCCAACATCGGCGACGTCGCGGGCGGCGACAGCCCGGGCGGCTTCGTGATGGATTCGCGCTCCGGCCTGTACGACTCGGTGCTGGTGCTGGACTATAAAAGCCTGTACCCGTCGATCATCCGCACCTTCCTGATCGACCCGGTCGGCCTGGTCGAGGGCCTGCGCGAGGCGCAGCAGGGGCGCGCGCAGGATACCGTGCCCGGCTACCGCGGCGCGCGCTTCTCGCGCAGCAAAAACTGCCTGCCCGGCATCGTCACGCGCGTCTGGGCCGGGCGCGAGGCGGCCAAGGTCGAGAAGAATGCGCCGCTGTCCCAGGCGCTCAAGATCATCATGAACGCGTTCTACGGCGTGCTCGGCACCCCGGCCTGCCGCTTCTTCGACCCGCGCCTGGCCTCGTCGATCACGATGCGCGGCCACGACATCCTGCAGCGCACGCGCGCGATGATCGAGGAGCAGGGCTACGGCGTGATCTACGGCGATACCGACTCGATCTTCGTGTGGCTCGGGCGCGCCCATGGCGAACTGGACGCGCGCCGCATCGGCCAGGACCTGGTCGACCGGGTCAACGGCTGGTGGCGCACGCACCTGAAGGAAGAACTCGGACTCGATTCGGCGCTGGAGCTGGAATACGACGTGCACTTTGCACGCTTCCTGATGCCGACCGTGCGCGGTTCGGAGGAGGGCAGCAAGAAGCGCTACGCCGGCCTGGTGCGCCATGAAGACAAGGACGGCAAGCTGAGCGAGGAGATGGTCTACAAGGGCCTGGAGTCGGTGCGCACCGACTGGACCCCGCTGGCGCAGCGCTTCCAGCAAGGCCTGTATGAACGGATCTTCCGCAACCAGCCCTACGAGGATTACGTGCGCGACACCGTGGCGCGCCTGCTGGCCGGCGAACTCGACGACCAGCTGGTCTACCGCAAGCGCGTGCGCCGGCCGCTGGCCGAATACGACCGCAACGTGCCGCCGCACGTGCGCGCGGCGCGCATCGCCGACGAATTCCACCTGCGCCAGGGCCGCCCGGCCCAGTACCGCAACGGCGGCTGGATCCGTTACGTGATGCTGCTGTCCGGACCGGAACCGCTGGACGCGATCGAATCAATGCCGCATTCGGCGCGCGCCGGGATCGACTACGAGCACTACCTGACGCGCCAGCTCGAACCGGTGGCCGACGCCATCTTGACCTTCCTCGGCGACGATTTCGCACGTCTCACCAGCCCCCAGGGCGCGCTCTTCTAG
- a CDS encoding ferritin-like domain-containing protein, with amino-acid sequence MAHPPQLPDLRAEALQLLTESDPAAKSAGVAALARAQAQARARIDPTALLTPAGAIPGRPARPELVSPKRLGRRSMATVEGRAMLIHALAHIEFNAVNLALDAIWRFPAMPEAYYADWLRVASEEALHFNLLDRHLGTLGHAYGDFPGHDSLWEMVAKTAGDVLARMALVPRTMEARGLDAIPPLRAKLAQAGDAAAAAILDVLLRDEVGHVEIGNRWYFHLCALRGLEPVSTYDALTLQYKAPVLKGPFNVEARRQAGFLDAELARYRADALSP; translated from the coding sequence ATGGCGCACCCGCCACAACTTCCGGATCTGCGCGCCGAGGCGCTGCAGCTCCTGACCGAATCCGACCCCGCCGCCAAGAGCGCCGGCGTGGCCGCCCTCGCGCGCGCACAGGCGCAGGCGCGCGCGCGCATCGACCCGACCGCGCTGCTGACGCCGGCCGGCGCCATCCCCGGCCGCCCGGCCAGGCCGGAGCTGGTCTCGCCCAAGCGGCTCGGGCGCCGCTCGATGGCCACCGTGGAAGGGCGCGCCATGCTGATCCACGCGCTGGCCCACATCGAGTTCAACGCCGTCAACCTGGCGCTGGACGCGATCTGGCGCTTTCCCGCCATGCCGGAGGCCTACTACGCCGACTGGCTGCGCGTGGCCAGCGAGGAAGCGCTGCATTTCAATCTGCTCGATCGGCACCTCGGCACGCTGGGCCACGCCTATGGCGATTTTCCCGGCCACGACAGCCTGTGGGAGATGGTCGCCAAGACCGCCGGCGACGTGCTGGCGCGCATGGCCCTGGTGCCGCGCACGATGGAAGCGCGCGGCCTGGACGCGATCCCGCCGTTGCGCGCCAAGCTGGCCCAGGCCGGCGACGCGGCCGCCGCCGCCATCCTCGACGTGCTGCTGCGCGACGAGGTGGGCCACGTGGAGATCGGCAACCGCTGGTATTTCCACCTGTGCGCGCTGCGCGGCCTGGAGCCGGTGTCGACCTACGATGCGCTCACGCTGCAGTACAAGGCGCCGGTGCTCAAGGGCCCGTTCAACGTCGAAGCGCGGCGCCAGGCCGGGTTCCTGGATGCCGAGCTGGCGCGCTACCGCGCCGACGCACTGTCTCCCTGA
- a CDS encoding flavin reductase family protein, whose amino-acid sequence MNDTVHFYEPGQGHGLPHDPFNAIVGPRPIGWIASKSGAGVLNLAPYSFFNAFNYIPPIIGFSSIGWKDSVRNIEETGQFVWNLATRDLAERMNQTCAAVPPEVDEFQLAGLTPAASRVVDVPRVLESPVAMECRLTQLIQLQRAGGAQVPSWLVLGEVVGVHIDRRLLKDGVYDTAAAGPILRGGGPADYFSIGPEQLFRMFRPQ is encoded by the coding sequence ATGAACGACACCGTCCATTTTTACGAACCCGGCCAGGGACACGGCCTGCCGCACGACCCGTTCAACGCCATCGTCGGCCCGCGCCCGATCGGCTGGATCGCCTCGAAAAGCGGGGCCGGGGTATTGAACCTCGCGCCCTACAGCTTCTTCAACGCCTTCAACTACATCCCGCCGATCATCGGCTTTTCCAGCATCGGCTGGAAGGACTCGGTGCGCAACATCGAGGAGACCGGGCAATTCGTGTGGAACCTGGCCACGCGCGACCTGGCCGAGCGCATGAACCAGACCTGCGCGGCGGTGCCGCCCGAGGTCGACGAGTTCCAGCTGGCCGGCCTGACGCCGGCCGCATCGCGCGTGGTGGACGTGCCGCGCGTGCTCGAGTCGCCGGTGGCGATGGAATGCCGCCTGACTCAGCTGATCCAGCTGCAGCGCGCCGGCGGCGCACAGGTGCCGAGCTGGCTGGTGCTGGGCGAGGTCGTCGGCGTGCACATCGACCGGCGCCTGCTCAAGGACGGCGTGTACGACACCGCCGCCGCCGGTCCGATCCTGCGCGGCGGCGGCCCGGCCGATTATTTCAGCATCGGACCGGAGCAGCTGTTCCGCATGTTCCGTCCGCAGTAA